The sequence below is a genomic window from Desulfobulbus oligotrophicus.
ATTCAAATATATCGGCCCGATTCCGGGTCACGAACTGGATGGCCTGATCGCAACCCTGGAAAACGTTCGTGATCATAACCATGGTCCGGTCCTTGTACACGTGATCACGACCAAGGGCAAAGGGTACAAACCGGCTGAAACACATCCCGACAACTACCATGGTATCGGTCCCTTTACCATCTCTGACGGTAGCCCAATCAAAAAAACCGGTACCCCGGTGACCTACACCAAGGTCTTCGGCGAGACAGTCTGTCGCCTGGCCCGGTTGGACAAACGGCTGGTCACCATCACGGCGGCCATGCCCGACGGTACCGGTCTTTCACCCTTTGCCACCGAATTTCCCGATCGTTTTTTCGATGTCGGCATTGCAGAACAACATGCGGTCACCTTTGCCGCCGGACTGGCGGTTGAAGGGTTACGACCGATTTTTGCCGTTTACTCCTCGTTCATGCAACGGGCCCTTGATCAGTTGATTCATGATGTCTGCCTGCCCAACCTACCGGTCATCATAGCGCTGGACCGCAGTGGTGTGGTCGGTGCCGATGGCCCAACCCATCATGGTGTTTTTGACCTCTCTTTCCTCCGTTTCATCCCCAATCTGACGATCATGGCTCCAAAGGATGAGAATGAACTGCAGCACATGCTGTTCACCGCCCTCAACAGTGAAGGCCCGGTGATCCTCCGCTACCCGCGGGGAAGTGGCGAAGGCGTTGCCGTAGATTCGTCCTTCACTTCTCTGGACATCGGGAAGGCGGAACTGTTGCGCGAAGGAGACGACGTGCTCCTTTTACCGGTGGGCAACCGGGTGCATCCGGCGCTGAAAGCGGCCGACCACCTGGCAGCAGAAGGCATCAGCGCCGCTGTTATCAACCCGCGATTTATCAAGCCGCTTGATGATGTACTCATAACCAAGTGGGCAGCTCATACCGGCCGGGTTGTCACCATTGAAGACAACATTGTGCACGGCGGCTTCGGCAGCAGTGTGCTGCAACTGCTCCATGCCCGCACTCTTCTTCTGCCGACAAGACTGCTCGGCTATCAAGATCAATTCATTGAACAGGGTTCACAGACCGAACTCTGGGCCAAAGCAGGTATTGACAGCAACGGCATCGTTCGCTCTGTCCGCGAGATGCTGGCCTGAAAGGCCAAAGGCAACACCACAGTAAGCGATGTCGCCCCAAAAAACGCCTTAACTTTGCATCTGTCAGTGGAAACAAGTCTCCTCAGACCTGATAGTACTCCCGATACCAATCAACAAATCGCTGGACTCCCACCTCAATCGAAGTGGCTGGTTTAAAGCCTACCGCCTTCACCAGATCCGTCACATCAGCGTAGGTCGCCGGTACATCCCCATCCTGCATGGGAAGGAAATTCTTGGCTGCGGTACGGCCCAGACATTCCTCCAGGACCTCGATATACCGCATCAGCTTTTCCTTATTGTTGTTCCCAATGTTATAAATCCGCCACGGACAGTAGCTGGTTGCCGGGTCAGGACAGGCACCGGACCACTGGGGATCAGGCTCGGCAATGTGATCAATTACCCGTACCACACCCTCGACAATATCGTCGATATAGGTGAAATCCCGCTCCATGTTTCCGTTATTGAAAACATCGATCGGCCGATTTTCAAGGATCGCCTTGGTAAAGAGAAACAGAGCCATGTCCGGTCGTCCCCAGGGACCGTACACCGTGAAAAACCGCAACCCGGTGGTGGGAATACGGAAGAGATGACTGTAGGTGTGTGCCATCAACTCATTGGCCTTTTTCGATGCCGCATACAGCGAAACCGGATGGTCAACATTGTCGTGTACCGAGAAGGGCATGGTCGTATTGGCTCCATACACTGAGCTTGACGATGCATAGACAAGGTGTCGAACCCCGGTATGGCGGCACCCTTCAAGAATATTGACAAAGCCCACCAGATTCGTATCAACATACGAATGAGGGTTGATCAACGAGTAACGAACACCTGCTTGAGCTGCCAAGTTCATCACAGCATCAAAACGTTCCGTTGCAAAGAGGGTCGCAACCTGCTCTCTGTCCGCCATGTCGAACTCAGCATGACGAAATGTTGCAAACGGTGTCAAACGGGCAAGACGATCTTTTTTCAACTGGGGATCATAGTAGTCATTGAGATTATCTAATCCAACAACCTCTCTGCCCTCGGACAACAGTCGAAGAGCCAACGCATGACCAATAAAACCGGCTGCACCGGTGATCAGTATTTTTTGTAATGGTTTCAACGCATCTTCCCCGCTTGACCACTGTCAGATTGTGTTAATCGTCGTAATCACCGGCCGGTCCCTTGTCTGAGACAATGGTGGCTGCTCGTTGCCTGATCTTGTCGGGCGTCCAGTTTTCCGGCGATTCAATACGACCGGTTTTGGGCCCGATGTCATAGGAACCTGCCTCAAGGATGGCCTCCACACCAAAACGAGCGGTATCCCCCGCATTGAAGACCTCGACCAGCATGGTATAAATAAAATTTTCTACTCGCCTGGCCATTCGATCCCGCACTGCTTTGCATTGTCCCATAATCTTGTTTTCAAAGGACAGGTTGAGACTTTTATAATCACCCTTTTTCCATCCCTTGGACTCGGCAAAGCTTCGCATCTCCTGCCACAGCTCTTCCGTAACCCCCTTTCCGGGAATCTTGATAAAATCACCATTTGTATCTAAAACCGCATTACCGTAATCATTGACCTCCAGGCCCCAGGATACCATCTGCAGAGCAGTGGCAACATTCGCCTTGGTCGTATAAGTCTGGGAAGCAATGGCGCGCAATCGATCGGAGTTGTTACCTGAAGTACCGTGCTGTGCCCCGGAAACAGCATAGTCGGCAATGGCTTTATGGATCTCAGCGGTCAGTTCAACCTGAATGCCCTGGGCAGAGGCTTCGATACCATGGGTGGTACCGTTATTAAGAGCAATCCAGTCGGGGAAAATATCATGTGCATTCAGACCCTGGATAATAAACAGAGCTTCTTCTTTGGTTGATAACCCCAGTTTCCCCTTAATCTCCCCGACCTCGGTTTCCAGGCCGGCCCACGACGGTATATACCTGGCGAGCTCGATGCCGGCAAGCAGGTTGTCCGCGTCGGGCATATGGGATGCATCAATGGCAATAGAGGTGATACCGGCTTCAAAAATGGTCGGAATCTCAACAACCGCAACGGGAATATCCTCAGGCTTCTTGATACCGTAGTGATCTGCATGGATGGCCACCGGCACAGTAATAGCCAGCTCATTACATAAGGCATCCACCTGGCGGGCAATATTCCAATAGTTGACCGGGCAGTACGCATTGGCACCACCTTCCGAGCGGGCGATTTCAATGATGATCGCCGCATGGGCCCGTTGTGCGGCCTGCAAGGCACCTCGGATAATCAGGTGGTTTCGTCCGTTGGCGGCAATGGTCATGGCATTGCCCTTGGCCAGCATGGCACGATCGATTACCTTGCCGCTGACAATGAGCGCACGTGAATTGGGAAAGAGGGTTCTGATGTTCGGTGGACGGCCAATTTCCAAAGCTTTCTCAAAATTAGCAATATACGACATACGTTCCTCCCACTATGAATGGATTCGTTTTATGACGACACCGGACGCGTAAAGTTCCAGAACAAAGTATATTCAACAACTCATTTAGAATACACACAAAGTTGCTGTTCCGGCAAGGAGAAAGCTCGGAAAGAGTATTCACAGCTGGTTTGCAGATTCCCCAGAAGATTGAATCCGGATTATTCAGGATCAGGAGATCCGGATGACTGATCGTCTGTTGGTACTTTGGCAGGGAAACCAGCTAACGTTGTCCGGCCGAAGATACCGACCGCGACAATACTGACCTCGTAGAGCAAAATGAGCGGACCGGCCATCAATAACTGATTAACCACATCCGGTGTAGGGGTGAGAACAGCGGCGACAATAAAGGCTATCAGGACAGCATACTTTCGATTCTTACTCAGAAATGATCGGTTGACCACCCCGATTTTACTAAGGAAAACCATAAAAACCGGTAGTTCAAACATGAGGCCGAACGCTATAAACAGACGTAGTGCCAACGAAAAATACTCTTCAACCGCCGGCATAGGTTCAAGAAATTCGCTGGAATAGCCAAGGAGAAATTTAAAAGCTGCCGGGAAAACTACTAAATAACCGAACGCGGCTCCACCGAGGAAACAAAGGGTGGAAATCAACGCAAAGGGAACAATGACCTTTTTTTCGTGCCGATACAGGCCAGGGGAGACAAAACGCCAGATCTGCAGAAAAATAACCGGGCTGGCAAAAACAACCCCGCAAACCAGGGCGAGTTTCAGATAAAAAAAAACCCTGCCTGGTATGAGGTGAAGATCAGTGGCTTGCCTTCTGCAAGCACCTTCAGCAGCGGGTGCAGAAACCAGTCAGCCAGGGGCTGGACCACGGAATATGCAACTATGAAGCAGACGGCAACTGCACCAAGTGAGATCATCAGACAGGAGCGCAGCTCCCGTAAATGTTCTATGAGACTCTGTTGTTCGAACTGTTCCTGATTGTCCATGGTAAATAAACTGTTGCACTGGAAGTCAAAGGGGATCGTGTGCATGTTACTACACGATCCGCAAAGGAATGTAAACTGGTTATGGATAGTGTTTGACTTTGTATTTTACTTGGGGATACACTGACACTAACCGTCAATCAATTGATTTTCTAGAGTTTTCACACTGGTAAACATGGCCGACATTCTGATTGTTGACGATGAGTTGAGCATGCGCCAATTTCTCAAGATCCTACTTGAGAAAGAGGGGTACAACGTTGCCACCGCAGCTGATGGTAGGGAAGCACTCGACCTCGTCACGCGACAGTCCTTTGATCTGATTATCTCCGACATCCGCATGCCCGGCATGAGCGGCCTGGAATTACTGGCCCAGCTCAAGCAGATAAAAGCCGATATGGGCGTCATTATGATCACTGCCTTCGCCTCTCCGGAAGATGCTGTCGAAGCTATGAAGAACGGAGCGTTTGACTACATCACCAAGCCCTTTAATGTTGATGAGATCAAAAACGTCATTCGCACTGTTCTTAAGAAACAACAGAAGACCGAGCCCACGACGGCCAGCGGTTTTCCGGAAATTATCGGTCAGAGTCCTGAGATGATGAAGATCTTTGATCTGATCACGAAAATTGCTCCGACACCGGCTAATATTCTGGTTTACGGTGAATCCGGCACCGGGAAAGAACTTGTGGCCAAAGCAATCCACAACCTTTCCCGGGTTGCAAATCAGCCGTTTGTCCCCATTACCTGCAGTGCTATTCCGGAAAGTCTTTTAGAAAGCGAGCTCTTCGGCCACGTAAAGGGATCGTTTACCGGCGCAATCGCCGATAAGATCGGCTTGTTCCAGCAGGCGGACGGCGGGACTGCTTTCCTTGACGAGATCGGTGAACTGACTCCGATTATTCAGACTAAACTCCTGCGTGTGCTGCAAGAGCGCGAGTTTATGGCTGTTGGCTCAACAAAAACGCGACAGGTCAACGTCCGTATTATCGCCGCCACCAATAGGATCCTGGAAGATGAGATTATCTCCGGGAAATTCCGTGAGGATCTGTACTATCGACTGGCAGTGGTTCCCATCAGAGTTCCTCCTCTGCGTGAACGTATTGGTGACGTCCCTCTGCTGGTGGAGTATTTCCTGAAAAAATATGCTCAATTACTCCATAAAGAAGTGCAGACCATCAGTTCATACGGCATGGAAGTGCTCATGCAGTATGACTTCCCCGGCAATGTCCGTGAACTGGAAAATATAATTGAGCGAGGCGTTGCCCTCGAGTCCTCAAACATCATCCTGCCTGAAAACTTAGTCCTGTCTTTACATCGTAAAGAAAAACATAATCCAACCTCTGCATCTGCAAAAAAAACAGACCCGCTTTTTGTAGCTGCGCAGGATGAAGAGGAACTCTTTGCACTTGGACTGGAAGAGGTGCTGCAACGGCTGGAGAAAAAGATGATTCTCCACGCACTCACCAGGGCTGATCACTCTAAGATGCGTGCTGCTGACCTGCTGAAACTCAGTTTCCGCAGCCTACGCTATAAGACTAAGAAATACGACCTCGACTAAATGTTGCCGGGGGCAACCTTTTTGTCATCATATGGACTGCTTTCGTACCACGCTGCTCAACAAAACCCCTCAGGCTGATTACGAAAGTCAACGGCATCTCCGCTGGTGGATCCTGATTCGTGTCATCCTGTTTACCTTACTCTTTGCCCTGACCACCTTTTTCCGCGAGCAGGGACATCCTCTCATCCTGCCTGCAGCCTCGGTCACCCTCCTTTTTCTTCTCGGGCTCTACAGCTTTTCTATACTCTCGGTTCTCCTGCTGAACAGACGATTGTGTTCAATCCATCAATACGGTGCAATCCAACTCTGTTTCGATGTCTTTTTCATTGCCCTGTTAGTGTATGCCACCGGTTGCAGTGACTCTGACTTCAGCGCTTTGTTGATATTGCCGGTCATTGCTGCCGGGTTACTGCTCTCCCGTCTGGGCGGACTGTTCATCGCTGCAGTAACGACCTTTTCTTATGCTGCCATCCTGATCCTGGAGCAGCTACGCTGGATTCCCGTCTATTTTTCCGCAACCCCCTATACTCCTCCCACCTCGTTCCTTGCCAGCAGCAACCTGTTTGCCATTTACGGACTCCTATTCTTTTTAGCGGCACTGCTCAGCGGCCAACTCGCCGGACGATTACGAATCACAGAAAAAAGACTGGCGCACACTGCAATAGAATTCGATCGCCTCTCCATTCTCTACAAACAGATCTTTGACGATATTTCCACCGGCATTATCACCACCGATCAGTATGATTTCATTACCTCCTTTAATCAGGCAGCCGAACGTATTACCGGATTTTCCCGAAGTACAGCACTGGGCAAACCATTCAGTCAACTCCTGCCCAATATCTCTCTTCAGGAAGAACAGGGACGGAATGTCTGTGATTTTCAGAAACAGCATGGTGAAGCGATACGCATTGGTTACTCGTTTTCTTTTCTCAACATGCCAGTCCAAAAAGAGTCGGAAGAAAAGCAGCCGTTACGCTGGAAGGTGATCACTCTTCAGGATATCAGCCAAATTGAACGGATGGAGAAACAGGTTCGAGAAGCGGAGAAGATGGCTGCCATCGGTGAGCTGAGCGCTTCCGTGGCTCATGATTTCAGAAATCCGTTAGCCGCCATATCCGGTTCAGCCCAGATACTCGCAACAGAAAAAGATGACCTGAGCCGGCTCGATGCCGGGACATTTAAAACTCTGATCGGGATAATTCTCAAAGAATCCGGACGGATGGCAAAGACAATCACCGACTTTCTGCAGTTTGCCCGACCGGCGACTATTCAGGCTGAATGGTTTGATTTCAACCGGATGGTCGATGAAGTACTGATGCGACGTCGTACAGCGACGTTTGCCCTTATGACAGGGACAGTGATAAAAGAGGTGGATGGCCGCCTTGACTGCTGGGGCGATCGCCAGCAGATTCAAACGGTCCTCAACCAGTTGCTTGACAATGCATGCCAAGCGGCTGGACCTCAACAGGGAAAGGTGGTCCTTGCAGCCTGTGAACGTGTCAAGGATAACCAGGCAGAGGTACAGATCGAAATTCGTGACCAGGGTCCGGGCATCCCTGACGAACAGCGGGAAAAAGTGTTCATACCGTTTTTCTCCAGTCGAACTGACGGCACAGGTCTCGGGTTAGCGATTGTCCAGCAGATTATCGCAGCCCATGGCGGGCGGGTTGAAATCGATGCGAACGCCGAGTTTGCCTGCGTTATCCGTCTCCTGTTACCTCTGCCGCCGCCTACTCCTTAACCCTGGAAACCTGTGCTCCTACGCCCCGCAGTTTTTCTACCATCTGTTCATAGCCGCGTTCCAAATGATAGATACGAGAAATCTGTGTAGTGCCGTTGGCTGACAGTCCCGCGATAACAAGCGAGGCAGATGCGCGCAGATCCGTTGCCATGACCGGAGCACCGTTTAGTTTTCCACGACCGATCCCCCGGACAATGGCCCTT
It includes:
- the dxs gene encoding 1-deoxy-D-xylulose-5-phosphate synthase, which translates into the protein MQNADTPAAVATRLLDTIDSPLDLRRLSLIQLMQLADELRDTIITTVAENGGHLAPSLGVVELTLALHVVFNTPYDRLIWDVGHQTYAHKLLTGRRERFHTLRRFKGISGFPKRSESVYDPVETGHSSTSVSYGLGISAAKNILNDRSKVIAVIGDGSMTAGMAFEGLNHAGDLDRDLVVILNDNEMSISKNVGALSSFLSRKLTGRTIRRLRDHIEDRLMALSSVGENILSVLRKSEESIKGFFTPGMLFEALKFKYIGPIPGHELDGLIATLENVRDHNHGPVLVHVITTKGKGYKPAETHPDNYHGIGPFTISDGSPIKKTGTPVTYTKVFGETVCRLARLDKRLVTITAAMPDGTGLSPFATEFPDRFFDVGIAEQHAVTFAAGLAVEGLRPIFAVYSSFMQRALDQLIHDVCLPNLPVIIALDRSGVVGADGPTHHGVFDLSFLRFIPNLTIMAPKDENELQHMLFTALNSEGPVILRYPRGSGEGVAVDSSFTSLDIGKAELLREGDDVLLLPVGNRVHPALKAADHLAAEGISAAVINPRFIKPLDDVLITKWAAHTGRVVTIEDNIVHGGFGSSVLQLLHARTLLLPTRLLGYQDQFIEQGSQTELWAKAGIDSNGIVRSVREMLA
- a CDS encoding NAD-dependent epimerase, with the translated sequence MKPLQKILITGAAGFIGHALALRLLSEGREVVGLDNLNDYYDPQLKKDRLARLTPFATFRHAEFDMADREQVATLFATERFDAVMNLAAQAGVRYSLINPHSYVDTNLVGFVNILEGCRHTGVRHLVYASSSSVYGANTTMPFSVHDNVDHPVSLYAASKKANELMAHTYSHLFRIPTTGLRFFTVYGPWGRPDMALFLFTKAILENRPIDVFNNGNMERDFTYIDDIVEGVVRVIDHIAEPDPQWSGACPDPATSYCPWRIYNIGNNNKEKLMRYIEVLEECLGRTAAKNFLPMQDGDVPATYADVTDLVKAVGFKPATSIEVGVQRFVDWYREYYQV
- a CDS encoding class II fructose-bisphosphate aldolase encodes the protein MSYIANFEKALEIGRPPNIRTLFPNSRALIVSGKVIDRAMLAKGNAMTIAANGRNHLIIRGALQAAQRAHAAIIIEIARSEGGANAYCPVNYWNIARQVDALCNELAITVPVAIHADHYGIKKPEDIPVAVVEIPTIFEAGITSIAIDASHMPDADNLLAGIELARYIPSWAGLETEVGEIKGKLGLSTKEEALFIIQGLNAHDIFPDWIALNNGTTHGIEASAQGIQVELTAEIHKAIADYAVSGAQHGTSGNNSDRLRAIASQTYTTKANVATALQMVSWGLEVNDYGNAVLDTNGDFIKIPGKGVTEELWQEMRSFAESKGWKKGDYKSLNLSFENKIMGQCKAVRDRMARRVENFIYTMLVEVFNAGDTARFGVEAILEAGSYDIGPKTGRIESPENWTPDKIRQRAATIVSDKGPAGDYDD
- a CDS encoding sigma-54-dependent transcriptional regulator; translation: MADILIVDDELSMRQFLKILLEKEGYNVATAADGREALDLVTRQSFDLIISDIRMPGMSGLELLAQLKQIKADMGVIMITAFASPEDAVEAMKNGAFDYITKPFNVDEIKNVIRTVLKKQQKTEPTTASGFPEIIGQSPEMMKIFDLITKIAPTPANILVYGESGTGKELVAKAIHNLSRVANQPFVPITCSAIPESLLESELFGHVKGSFTGAIADKIGLFQQADGGTAFLDEIGELTPIIQTKLLRVLQEREFMAVGSTKTRQVNVRIIAATNRILEDEIISGKFREDLYYRLAVVPIRVPPLRERIGDVPLLVEYFLKKYAQLLHKEVQTISSYGMEVLMQYDFPGNVRELENIIERGVALESSNIILPENLVLSLHRKEKHNPTSASAKKTDPLFVAAQDEEELFALGLEEVLQRLEKKMILHALTRADHSKMRAADLLKLSFRSLRYKTKKYDLD
- a CDS encoding two-component system sensor histidine kinase NtrB, translated to MDCFRTTLLNKTPQADYESQRHLRWWILIRVILFTLLFALTTFFREQGHPLILPAASVTLLFLLGLYSFSILSVLLLNRRLCSIHQYGAIQLCFDVFFIALLVYATGCSDSDFSALLILPVIAAGLLLSRLGGLFIAAVTTFSYAAILILEQLRWIPVYFSATPYTPPTSFLASSNLFAIYGLLFFLAALLSGQLAGRLRITEKRLAHTAIEFDRLSILYKQIFDDISTGIITTDQYDFITSFNQAAERITGFSRSTALGKPFSQLLPNISLQEEQGRNVCDFQKQHGEAIRIGYSFSFLNMPVQKESEEKQPLRWKVITLQDISQIERMEKQVREAEKMAAIGELSASVAHDFRNPLAAISGSAQILATEKDDLSRLDAGTFKTLIGIILKESGRMAKTITDFLQFARPATIQAEWFDFNRMVDEVLMRRRTATFALMTGTVIKEVDGRLDCWGDRQQIQTVLNQLLDNACQAAGPQQGKVVLAACERVKDNQAEVQIEIRDQGPGIPDEQREKVFIPFFSSRTDGTGLGLAIVQQIIAAHGGRVEIDANAEFACVIRLLLPLPPPTP